The following proteins are encoded in a genomic region of Nocardioides sp. cx-173:
- a CDS encoding type 1 glutamine amidotransferase domain-containing protein, translated as MTANLTGKKIAFLLDNSGVEQPELTTPWEAFRAAGAETTLIAPEAGKVQAFTNDVEQADTFEAELAVSDADADDYDALVLPGGTTNADSLRLDTDAVAFVKAFADDGKPIAAICHGPWALVEADVLDGKRLTSYPSLQTDIRNAGGSWVDEEAVVSTENEWTLVTSRNPDDLDAFVEAASQAFTD; from the coding sequence ATGACCGCAAACCTGACAGGCAAGAAGATCGCGTTCCTGCTGGACAACTCCGGTGTCGAGCAGCCCGAGCTGACCACCCCCTGGGAGGCGTTCCGCGCGGCCGGCGCCGAGACCACGCTCATCGCGCCCGAGGCAGGCAAGGTGCAGGCGTTCACCAACGACGTTGAGCAGGCCGACACCTTCGAGGCCGAGCTCGCGGTGAGCGACGCGGACGCCGACGACTACGACGCCCTGGTGCTGCCCGGCGGCACCACCAACGCCGACTCCCTGCGTCTGGACACCGACGCGGTCGCGTTCGTGAAGGCGTTCGCCGACGACGGCAAGCCGATCGCCGCCATCTGCCATGGGCCATGGGCCCTCGTCGAGGCCGACGTGCTCGACGGCAAGCGGCTGACGTCGTACCCCTCGCTGCAGACCGACATCCGCAACGCCGGCGGCTCCTGGGTCGACGAGGAGGCCGTGGTCTCGACCGAGAACGAGTGGACCCTCGTCACCAGCCGCAACCCCGACGATCTCGACGCCTTCGTCGAGGCGGCCTCCCAGGCGTTCACCGACTGA
- a CDS encoding PPOX class F420-dependent oxidoreductase: protein MAILPFPDAVRDLLRQPNPAVVATLRSDGQPVSVATWYLLEDDDRVLLNMDHTRVRLNHLRADPRVSLTVLAADNWYTHVSLLGTVVEFKDDEDLTDIDRLSTHYGGSPYPDRESPRVSAWMRVDRWHGWGAARTD, encoded by the coding sequence GTGGCAATCCTGCCCTTCCCCGACGCCGTACGCGATCTGCTCCGACAGCCCAACCCGGCCGTGGTGGCCACGCTCCGTTCCGACGGCCAGCCGGTCTCGGTGGCGACCTGGTACCTGCTCGAGGACGACGACCGGGTGCTGCTCAACATGGACCACACCCGGGTCCGCCTCAACCACCTGCGCGCCGACCCCCGCGTCTCGCTCACGGTCCTGGCCGCAGACAACTGGTACACCCACGTCTCCCTGCTCGGCACCGTGGTCGAGTTCAAGGACGACGAGGACCTGACCGACATCGACCGGCTGAGCACGCACTACGGCGGCTCGCCGTACCCCGACCGCGAGAGCCCGCGCGTCAGCGCCTGGATGCGGGTCGACCGCTGGCACGGCTGGGGCGCCGCCCGCACCGACTGA
- the pyrR gene encoding bifunctional pyr operon transcriptional regulator/uracil phosphoribosyltransferase PyrR, with protein MCAQPAGQPAPAETTGRVVLDARDIARALTRISHEILERNKGAGDLVLLGIPRRGVPLAVRIAERISAVEGLEVPVGSLDVTMYRDDLRMKPARALLPTEIPQGGIDGKVVVLVDDVLFSGRTIRAALDALNDVGRPEAVRLAVLVDRGHRELPIRADFVGKNLPTSLVERVSVRLAETDEVDAVSIDAPTEGSPA; from the coding sequence GTGTGTGCCCAGCCTGCAGGACAACCCGCCCCCGCCGAGACCACCGGCCGCGTGGTTCTCGACGCCCGTGACATCGCCCGGGCGCTGACCCGGATCTCGCATGAGATCCTCGAACGCAACAAGGGCGCGGGCGACCTCGTGCTCCTGGGGATCCCGCGCCGCGGTGTGCCCCTCGCCGTGCGGATCGCCGAGCGGATCTCGGCCGTCGAGGGCCTCGAGGTCCCCGTCGGCTCCCTCGACGTCACCATGTACCGCGACGACCTGCGGATGAAGCCCGCCCGGGCGCTGCTGCCCACCGAGATCCCCCAGGGCGGGATCGACGGCAAGGTCGTCGTCCTGGTCGACGACGTGCTGTTCTCCGGACGCACCATCCGCGCGGCCCTCGACGCGCTGAACGACGTGGGCCGCCCCGAGGCGGTCCGGCTCGCGGTCCTGGTCGACCGCGGCCACCGCGAGCTGCCGATCCGCGCCGACTTCGTCGGTAAGAACCTCCCCACCTCGCTGGTGGAGCGGGTGAGCGTCCGTCTGGCCGAGACCGACGAGGTCGACGCGGTCTCCATCGACGCCCCCACCGAAGGGAGCCCCGCATGA
- a CDS encoding aspartate carbamoyltransferase catalytic subunit gives MKRHLLSAADLTRDDAELVLQTAEEMRSLANRPIKKLPALRGRTVVNLFFEDSTRTRISFEAAAKRLSADVINFSAKGSSLSKGESLKDTALTLEAMGADAVVVRHGASGAPHRLAHSGWVHSSVVNAGDGTHEHPTQALLDAFTMWRHLAKDGGGLDGRRVAIVGDVLHSRVARSNALLLQTLGAEVTLVAPPTLLPVGIETWGVETSYDLDAVIPKADVVMMLRVQRERMNASFFPTAREYSRRYGLDGKRMRTLQDHTIVMHPGPMVRGMEITADVADSDRSVIVEQVTNGVAVRMAVLYLLLSGAEGVTGVDESENDA, from the coding sequence ATGAAGCGGCACCTGCTGAGCGCAGCCGATCTGACCCGCGACGACGCCGAGCTGGTCCTGCAGACGGCCGAGGAGATGCGCTCGCTCGCCAACCGCCCCATCAAGAAGCTCCCGGCGCTGCGCGGCCGCACCGTGGTCAACCTGTTCTTCGAGGACTCCACGCGCACCCGGATCTCCTTCGAGGCTGCGGCCAAGAGGCTCAGCGCGGATGTCATCAACTTCTCCGCCAAGGGCTCCAGCCTGTCGAAGGGCGAGAGCCTCAAGGACACCGCGCTGACCCTGGAGGCGATGGGCGCCGACGCCGTCGTCGTACGCCACGGCGCCAGCGGGGCACCGCACCGGCTCGCGCACTCGGGCTGGGTGCACTCCAGCGTCGTCAACGCCGGTGACGGCACCCACGAGCACCCCACGCAGGCCCTGCTGGACGCGTTCACCATGTGGCGCCACCTCGCCAAGGACGGCGGTGGCCTGGACGGGCGCCGGGTCGCGATCGTGGGCGACGTGCTGCACAGCCGGGTCGCGCGCTCCAACGCGCTGCTGCTGCAGACCCTCGGTGCCGAGGTCACGCTGGTCGCCCCGCCGACGCTGCTGCCGGTCGGCATCGAGACGTGGGGCGTCGAGACCTCCTACGACCTCGACGCGGTGATCCCCAAGGCCGACGTCGTGATGATGCTGCGCGTGCAGCGCGAGCGGATGAACGCCTCGTTCTTCCCGACGGCGCGCGAGTACTCCCGCCGCTATGGCCTCGACGGCAAGCGCATGCGCACGCTGCAGGACCACACGATCGTGATGCACCCCGGCCCCATGGTCCGCGGCATGGAGATCACCGCCGACGTGGCCGACTCCGACCGCTCGGTGATCGTCGAGCAGGTCACCAACGGCGTCGCCGTCCGCATGGCCGTCCTCTACCTCCTGCTCAGTGGCGCCGAGGGCGTCACGGGCGTCGACGAAAGCGAGAACGACGCGTGA
- a CDS encoding dihydroorotase, which translates to MSAYLIQNVSILGAEPTDLLLDGGVVAAIGAEAASPEAEVIDAAGLIALPGLVDLHTHLREPGREDAETVESGTQAAALGGFTAVHAMANTEPVADTAGVVEQVWRLGREAGYCDVYPIGAVTVGLAGEQLAELGAMADSAARVRVFSDDGKCVSDAVLMRRALEYVKAFDGVIAQHAQEPRLTEGAQMNEGELSGRLGLTGWPAVAEEAIIARDCLLAAHVGSRLHVCHVSTAGSVEIVRDAKRKGWDVTAEACPHHLLLTDDLAETYDPIYKVNPPLRSTADTEALRAGLADGTIDIVATDHAPHPHEDKDCEWAAAAFGMLGLETALSIVQETMVDPGLLDWAGVAERMSYAPARIGRVADHGRPIEVGAPANVVLYDPAARRTIEASESASLSRNTPYAGMELPGRVVATFLRGKATVLDGKLA; encoded by the coding sequence GTGAGCGCGTACCTGATCCAGAACGTCTCCATCCTCGGGGCCGAGCCGACCGACCTGCTGCTGGACGGAGGCGTGGTCGCCGCCATCGGCGCCGAGGCGGCCTCGCCCGAGGCCGAGGTGATCGACGCCGCCGGGCTGATCGCGCTGCCCGGTCTCGTGGACCTGCACACGCACCTGCGCGAGCCTGGTCGCGAGGACGCGGAGACCGTCGAGTCCGGCACTCAGGCCGCGGCGCTGGGCGGCTTCACCGCCGTGCACGCGATGGCCAACACCGAGCCGGTCGCCGACACCGCCGGCGTCGTGGAGCAGGTGTGGCGGCTGGGCCGCGAGGCCGGCTACTGCGACGTCTACCCGATCGGCGCGGTCACCGTCGGCCTGGCGGGGGAGCAGCTCGCCGAGCTGGGAGCGATGGCCGACTCGGCCGCACGGGTCCGGGTCTTCTCCGACGACGGCAAGTGCGTCAGCGACGCGGTGCTGATGCGCCGGGCACTGGAGTACGTCAAGGCGTTCGACGGCGTCATCGCCCAGCACGCGCAGGAGCCGCGCCTGACCGAGGGCGCGCAGATGAACGAGGGCGAGCTGTCCGGGCGACTGGGCCTGACCGGCTGGCCGGCCGTCGCCGAGGAGGCGATCATCGCTCGCGACTGCCTGCTCGCCGCGCACGTCGGCTCCCGGCTGCACGTCTGCCACGTCTCCACCGCCGGCTCGGTCGAGATCGTGCGCGACGCCAAGCGCAAGGGCTGGGACGTCACCGCCGAGGCCTGCCCCCACCACCTGCTGCTGACCGACGACCTGGCCGAGACCTACGACCCGATCTACAAGGTCAACCCGCCGCTGCGCAGCACCGCCGACACCGAGGCGCTGCGCGCCGGACTGGCCGACGGCACGATCGACATCGTCGCCACCGACCACGCCCCACACCCCCACGAGGACAAGGACTGCGAGTGGGCGGCCGCGGCGTTCGGCATGCTCGGCCTCGAGACCGCGCTGTCGATCGTGCAGGAGACGATGGTCGACCCCGGCCTGCTCGACTGGGCCGGCGTCGCCGAGCGGATGTCCTACGCCCCGGCGCGCATCGGCCGGGTCGCCGACCACGGCCGCCCGATCGAGGTCGGCGCCCCGGCCAACGTGGTGCTGTACGACCCCGCCGCCCGCCGCACGATCGAGGCGTCGGAGTCGGCCTCGCTCAGCCGCAACACGCCGTACGCCGGCATGGAGCTGCCCGGCCGGGTGGTCGCGACCTTCCTGCGCGGCAAGGCCACGGTGCTGGACGGCAAGCTCGCCTGA
- a CDS encoding cupin domain-containing protein has product MRRESLPELVQQHLATAREASSGRSAHTIHGGHDQVLRQTMIALIAGQQLDEHENPGEATLQVLQGHVTLVAGDTRSEGEAGDLLPIPDSRHSLEALEDSVVLLTVAKRL; this is encoded by the coding sequence ATGCGCCGAGAGTCACTGCCCGAGCTGGTCCAGCAGCACCTCGCGACCGCGCGGGAGGCGTCCAGCGGCCGTAGCGCCCACACCATCCACGGCGGGCACGACCAGGTCTTGCGTCAGACCATGATCGCGCTCATCGCCGGCCAGCAGCTCGACGAGCACGAGAACCCCGGTGAGGCGACGCTGCAGGTGCTGCAGGGCCACGTGACCCTGGTCGCCGGCGACACGCGCAGCGAGGGAGAGGCGGGCGACCTGCTGCCGATCCCGGACTCGCGCCACTCGCTGGAGGCGCTCGAGGACTCGGTCGTCCTGCTCACCGTGGCCAAGCGGCTCTGA
- the carA gene encoding glutamine-hydrolyzing carbamoyl-phosphate synthase small subunit, whose amino-acid sequence MLVLEDGRTFHGDAYGAVGETFGEAVFNTGMTGYQETLTDPSYHRQVVVMTAPHIGNTGVNDEDQESSRIWVAGYVVRDPARIPSNHRSRRSLDDELRQQSVVGISGVDTRALTRHLRERGAMRVGISSTETDPAALLERVKGAEQMSGAELAGEVSTKEAYVVPAQGERRFTVAALDLGIKTMTPYRMAERGIEVHVLPATSTLDDVLAVRPDGLFYSNGPGDPAATTHQIEVLQGALAQDLPYFGICFGNQLFGRALGFDTYKLTYGHRGINQPVMDRTTGKVEVTAHNHGFAVDAPLEAPTETPYGVATVSHVCLNDDVVEGLELRTPTGELKSFSVQYHPEAAAGPHDAAYLFDRFTSLMSEPRRTEPAKDDGDARRLRSVGSDRERASGASDASRNPVSREEA is encoded by the coding sequence ATGCTCGTCCTCGAGGACGGCCGCACCTTCCACGGGGACGCCTACGGCGCCGTGGGCGAGACGTTCGGCGAGGCCGTCTTCAACACCGGCATGACCGGCTACCAGGAGACCCTGACCGACCCGTCCTACCACCGCCAGGTCGTGGTGATGACGGCCCCGCACATCGGCAACACCGGGGTCAACGACGAGGACCAGGAGTCCTCCCGGATCTGGGTGGCCGGGTACGTCGTGCGCGACCCCGCGCGCATCCCCAGCAACCACCGCTCGCGCCGCAGCCTCGACGACGAGCTGCGCCAGCAGAGCGTCGTCGGCATCTCCGGCGTCGACACCCGCGCCCTGACCCGGCACCTGCGCGAGCGCGGCGCCATGCGGGTCGGGATCTCCTCGACCGAGACCGACCCGGCGGCCCTGCTCGAGCGGGTCAAGGGCGCCGAGCAGATGAGCGGCGCCGAGCTGGCCGGGGAGGTCTCGACGAAGGAGGCCTACGTCGTCCCCGCTCAGGGCGAGAGGCGGTTCACCGTGGCCGCCCTCGACCTCGGGATCAAGACCATGACGCCCTACCGCATGGCCGAGCGCGGCATCGAGGTGCACGTCCTGCCGGCGACCTCCACCCTCGATGACGTCCTCGCCGTGCGGCCCGACGGGCTCTTCTACTCCAACGGCCCCGGTGACCCGGCCGCGACGACCCACCAGATCGAGGTGCTGCAGGGGGCGCTGGCCCAGGACCTGCCCTACTTCGGGATCTGCTTCGGCAACCAGCTCTTCGGCCGGGCGCTCGGCTTCGACACCTACAAGCTGACCTACGGCCACCGTGGCATCAACCAGCCGGTCATGGACCGCACGACCGGCAAGGTCGAGGTCACCGCGCACAACCACGGGTTCGCCGTCGATGCCCCCCTGGAGGCGCCCACCGAGACGCCGTACGGAGTCGCGACGGTCAGCCACGTCTGCCTCAACGACGACGTCGTCGAGGGTCTCGAGCTGCGCACGCCCACCGGCGAGCTGAAGAGCTTCTCGGTCCAGTACCACCCGGAGGCGGCCGCCGGCCCGCACGACGCGGCGTACCTCTTCGACCGGTTCACGAGCCTGATGTCCGAGCCCCGTCGGACTGAGCCTGCGAAGGACGACGGAGACGCGAGGAGGTTGAGGAGCGTCGGCTCGGACCGCGAGCGAGCGAGCGGAGCGAGCGACGCGTCTCGAAACCCGGTGAGCCGAGAGGAAGCCTGA